Proteins encoded together in one Vigna angularis cultivar LongXiaoDou No.4 chromosome 5, ASM1680809v1, whole genome shotgun sequence window:
- the LOC108340091 gene encoding protein LIGHT-DEPENDENT SHORT HYPOCOTYLS 10 has product MSSSGSHSAEGSSSIIPLDYHLQHQHQHQQLQQQSPVTLSRYESQKRRDWNTFGQYLKNQRPPVALSQCNCNHVLDFLRYLDQFGKTKVHLQGCMFFGQPEPPAPCTCPLRQAWGSLDALIGRLRAAYEENGGSPETNPFASGSIRVYLREVRECQAKARGIPYKKKKKTPKGNLEESSTSSIHFS; this is encoded by the coding sequence ATGTCCAGCAGTGGCAGCCACAGTGCAGAAGGTTCATCAAGCATCATCCCTCTAGATTACCACCTCCAGCATCAGCACCAGCACCAACAGCTGCAGCAGCAGAGTCCAGTCACACTTAGCCGCTATGAGTCTCAGAAGAGAAGGGACTGGAACACTTTTGGACAATACTTGAAGAACCAAAGACCCCCAGTTGCTCTCTCTCAGTGCAATTGCAACCATGTCCTTGATTTTTTAAGGTATCTCGACCAGTTCGGAAAGACCAAGGTTCACCTCCAAGGGTGCATGTTCTTTGGACAGCCTGAACCACCAGCACCCTGCACTTGTCCTCTCAGACAAGCTTGGGGGAGTCTCGATGCCCTCATAGGCAGGCTTAGAGCAGCCTATGAGGAAAATGGAGGCTCTCCAGAGACTAACCCTTTTGCTAGTGGCTCCATCCGTGTCTACCTTAGGGAGGTCAGGGAGTGCCAAGCTAAGGCTAGAGGTATACCttacaagaagaaaaagaagaccCCTAAGGGAAATCTTGAAGAATCATCAACCTCCTCCATCCATTTCTCTTGA